From a region of the Panicum virgatum strain AP13 chromosome 2K, P.virgatum_v5, whole genome shotgun sequence genome:
- the LOC120660441 gene encoding transcription factor NIGTH1-like, with protein sequence MGLDVLEIGMGSDLSLDLRHFASKAVRQARDAPASDVDACIRRLEEERGKIEMFRRELPLCARLLAEVIDVMKAEAGTKTKSDRKAAEEDGAAGDKSKWMSTAQLWTGDSGREDAASEKQDKGRSSPEARSPSGGGGGAFLPFKAVGSGAPAFAPLCLRADDKAADAGTPDLSLLSPPAIKSAPAAAAGAAQESRRQVVGFAQAAARAVAMAPAGPSLSLQSQPQQTSQQQQQQQQQAARKARRTWSPELHRQFVAALNQLGGAQVATPKQIRELMKVDGLTNDEVKSHLQKYRLHNRRAPGSAVVSQPIVLVGGLWIPQEQSSSQSGSPQGPLHFSTSGIAVSSAATVSCEEEDGRSESYGWK encoded by the exons ATGGGGCTCGACGTCTTGGAGATCGGGATGGGCTCCGATTTGAGCCTGGATCTGAGGCACTTCGCCTCCAAGGCCGTCCGGCAGGCCAGGGATGCGCCGGCGTCGGACGTCGACGCCTGCATCCGCCGCCTCGAGGAGGAGCGGGGCAAGATCGAGATGTTCAGGCGTGAGCTCCCGCTCTGCGCGCGCCTCCTCGCCGAAG TGATCGATGTCATGAAGGCGGAGGCGGGGACGAAGACGAAGAGCGATCGcaaggcggcggaggaggacggcgccgccggggaCAAGAGCAAGTGGATGAGCACGGCGCAGCTCTGGAccggcgattccggccgggagGATGCGGCATCAGAG AAGCAAGACaaggggaggagctcgccggaggcCAGGtcccccagcggcggcggcggcggcgctttcTTGCCGTTCAAGGCTGTGGGCTCCGGCGCGCCGGCGTTCGCGCCGCTGTGCTTGAGAGCGGATGACAAGGCCGCGGACGCGGGGACGCCGGATCTGTCCTTGCTGTCTCCGCCGGCGATCAAGAGCgctccggctgctgctgccggcgccgcccagGAAAGCCGTCGCCAGGTCGTGGGGTTCGCGcaggcagcggcgagggcggtcgCCATGGCGCCGGCTGGCCCTTCTCTTAGCCTCCAGTCTCAACCGCAGCAGAcatctcagcagcagcagcagcagcagcagcaggcggcgagGAAGGCCAGGCGCACTTGGTCGCCGGAGCTTCACCGCCAGTTCGTCGCAGCCTTGAATCAACTCGGTGGCGCCCAAG TTGCCACTCCCAAGCAAATCAGGGAGCTGATGAAGGTGGATGGCCTGACGAACGATGAGGTGAAAAGCCATCTTCAG AAGTACCGGCTGCACAACCGAAGAGCGCCTGGATCCGCCGTTGTAAGCCAGCCAATTGTGCTTGTGGGAGGGCTCTGGATCCCCCAGGAGCAAAGCAGCTCACAGTCTGGATCTCCCCAGGGCCCTCTCCACTTCTCAACATCAGGCATCGCCGTCTCATCGGCGGCCACCGTCAGCTGTGAGGAGGAAGATGGCCGGTCCGAGAGCTATGGCTGGAAATGA